CAGTAGGAATGGAAGGGACTGCTGAGGCGACATTGCCTGAGGTGGAGGAACCAAAGGTCCCCACCAGCTGCCACTCCTGTGCCACCTTCCTGCAGAGGGCCTAAGCTGTGGCAGCTGACCCGTGTCCCCAGGTGAAGCAAGGTGCACTACTCCCAGGAGATgttccttggaaaaaaaaaaaaagctaatagtGGCCAAGGCTTcatacaggatttttttttttttcagtgaccatctagtcgactccgactcatagcgaccccatgtgagtcagagcagaactgtgctccacagggttctcaatggttgatactttcagaagtagatcactaagcctttcgCTTAAAGCTgaatgtattaactgtttgcaccacccagggatcctcaTATaagatgctgttgttgtgtgccatcaaggtgattccgactcatagtggccctataggacagagtagaaccgccccatagtatttccaaggctgtaatccttatggggagccttggtggcacagcagttaagagctcaggcttctaaccaaaaggtcagcaactcaaatccaccagctgcactttggaaaccttatggggcagttctcctctgccctatacggtcgctatgagttggaatcgatttgatggcaatgggtttgattttttgtttaatctttatggaagcaaactgccacatctttctcctgaggagcggctgatgggttcgatccaacggcctttctgttagcagccaggcacttacctgttgtgccaccagaactccctTCATATAAGATAGCAGCCCCTCCTAAAGTTCCCCAGTGTCCTAGCACATTGAAGGGTCTGAGAAGCTCCAGCTTAAAGAGACCTGTTTAATTTTGCTTAACACATTTCCCTACCACTTGCCTGCATAGCCCTTTTTGGGGAACCTTCACATTCCATAGATCAGGTATTCCCAGTAACAGACCTCTGGGCTTCCCCTTTATAGAGAATGCTGCAGGAAAGACACAGAGGTGAGTCCCACCCTGCTCCCCAGGCTCTGCCATCCTGTGCTCTGGCTGCACAGCCACACTAGAGCCCCCCAGACAGCGACGGGACAAACCAGGGCTGAGCGGGTGGGGCTGTGGGCAAGTCAGGGCCGAGGCTCAGGCTAGGCACACAGGGGTCACTCAGAGCCTGTGCTGCTGTCTGGTCAGAGTGACCAGGGTGTGCTGGTTTGTGTCCACAGGTGAAAGCTGGCCTGGGAGTCAATGTCATTGGCCTGGTGATAGTGATGGTGGCCATCAACACCTGGGGAGTTAGCCTCTTCCACCTGGACACTTTTCCAGCCTGGGCTAAGGTCAGTAATGTCACTGACCAGGCCTGACAGGAGCAGGCAGCCTTGCCCAGCCAAAGAGCTGCCAGCACCCAGCAGAACCTGAACCAACAGGAGCGTAACCCTGAGCCAGGTTTGAGGCCTCCCCAGCAGAAGACGCTGCCGTCTCCACCGTGAGTGGCAGGCaggaagcctccaggaattggaATTCACACTGGGCCAGCAGTGTCTTCTTCCCCACCCCCTTCCTTACCACCACACCGCAGGAAAACCTACTCACCCCTTCTCACTCCTTCTGTCTCATCTCGCCAATGGATTCTCTCTGAGCACAGGGGGAGAAAGCCTTAGTCTTAGCTGCCCTCCAAGGCGAAGCCTCACAGACCAACAGGCCTCGCTGAAGCAAACCATgcatgttgctgttgagtcaattccgactcatggccaccctgtgtgtgtcagagtagaactgttccatagagttttctttgctgtagcagattgccaggatctttcttccatggagacgctgagtgggttcaaaccaactttttttgtttagtagtcgagcgcaaaccatttgcgccacccagggacccactgGCCTCACTAGGTTCTGTTATTCTTAACACCTGTCTAGGAGTTGAAGGAGAAATCCAAATCACCCCACTTATGCAGAGACAGGGCAGCCAGTGACACCTCTTCTTTGGGGGTAACCTCACCCAGAACTTAAGACCTAACACCAGCTCCTTTCTCCTGTTGCTAGCCTCAGTTCCCACCACAAAAAGCCAATTCTTCTGAGATCTTGTGGCACTCAGTACTCTTTCACCATGACTTCGATCCCCTTTCAGCAGCTCTCTTCAATGGCGTCCCTGTACATGGTGGGATATTCCAGTAAAGAAATAATGTGCCCCTTTGGAAAGAGGCTGGTGGTGTTCTCTGtgtcaaaggaaaaggaagtggaGAAAGAAGACACACCGAGACAAGCGTCTCTTCTCTATCTCATCACTGGTCATTACCCACAATTAGCATTGCCCCGGTTAAATGCTagcagggaggagccctggtggcacagtggttaagcagccagctgctaactgaaagatcagcagtttgaatccaccagcagctccttggaaaccctatggggcagttctactctgtcctaaaaggtcactatgagtcggcatcgaatggatggcaatgggttcgttttgttgtttttttaactcTAATTAAGGCCACAGCAGTATTATTGATGTCGTGCTTTCATTCCTCTGGACATAATGAGTAGCCTGCTCCCAAAAAGACAAACTACTAGGTAGGTACGGAAAGGTCCAAAGAAGGCAGTAACTGCCTAACCCATCAATGAGTCCCTTGAGGGAAGGGGACACATCTACGACCCTTAAAGTCATCCCCCTGGCAACTTATACAATGCAGTAAActgtaagtgctcaataagtgtaCTCATGAGCAAATCACTCCAGAAATCAAGACCTCTTTCTTCCTCCTGAAGACCAAGCCATCTTCTCCAAAATCGATGCCCTTGCTACATGGCGGGGCACAGCGCccatcccccccgccccccgcttgCTGATTTCAACCATCAGTCACTTGCCAGATACATCTTATGAGAAAAGAAGTCCTCCATAGTTATTGCACTGTTTTAACTGATCTTAAGTTACTATTGCTAGCATGTGTGGTTTCCCACAATAATTTATCAATAAAATCACTCAGTTTATCAAGGGTCTATGAGTCGTATGTTCTTTTGTGCCATTCAAGACTTGCACATTCAGGGATAACCAGGGACTAGTACCACTTCTGCCCTTCAACGAAGAGGCCAAATGACATGGCCATCATGAAAGTGAAGACTTATGAGCCCCGATGAGAGACCAATATTCGGTACACGACAGCTGGGTTGATGGGGCCAGCATCTCTAGGGCcattttgctttaaaatgttAGAAAGAGTCAGGGTGTTACCCTTATTGTCAGAGTTGTGGAATCATCAAGTTCCTGGTCCACAGTACACTACAGAACTTAGACCCTAAGCCCGACATCAGAGATGAAGACAAAGGTGCAGATAATCGATGTGATACTggtaagaagagaaagagaacagcTTGCAATGACTGCACTATTCCGCTGAGAACCTGACTCGCCCCTAATGCAAAAGTGGTACAACTCCCACCCCACCTGCTGCCAGAGGCTCGAAGTCACCAGTGCCCTCGACTCTGATTTGGAAAGAGCATTCACTGGAGTCTGGTCTACTGACTGCTCAAAGAACAGCACTGCTCTTTCCAGAACCAGAGATTTAGGCCAAGCAAGATCGGGCCGATCTGAATAACAACTTCTTGTCATCTGAATGGCTCCACTCCTGGGTAGTAACCTCTAgcatgcttttttttaatttaactttagatgaaggtttacagaacaaactagtttctcatcagttagtacactcATTGtagtatgacattggttaacaaccccacatcaacactctcccttctcaaccctgggttccctattaccagccgtcctgctccctcctgccttccagtccctgccccagggccggTGTACCCCTTTAGACTTCTTTTGTTTCacgggactgttcaatctttggctgaagggtgaacctcaggagtgaactcattactgagctgaaaaggtgtccggaggccatattctcagggtctctccagtcttgtcaggccagcaaatctggtctttcttcttgaattagaattttgttctacatttttctccagctctgtctgagaccttctattgtgatccctgtcagagcagtcagtggtggtaggcgggcaccatctagttgtactggactcagtttggtgaaggctgtggtagatgtggtccattagtcctttggactaatctttcccttgtgtctttagttttcttcattcttccttgttcctgaaggggtgggaccagtggagtatcctagatggccgctcacaggcttttaagatcccagacatctaacatgctttttttttttttaattttattttattgttgttgagaatacactcAGCCAAACGTACACCAACtctgcaaaacatacaccaattcaacagtttctacacgtacaattcagtgacattgagtacattcttcaagttgtgtaaccattctcacccttcttttctgaattgTCCCTCCCCATTAacttcactgccccctaaggctgctgtctaatctttcgagttgctattgtcaatttgatcccatagagatagttcttaaagagcataatgttcaaggcagactttttttactacttaagctaaactattgtttagttttaaggaGGCTTCAGGGGTATTTTtcgtttaagttttaaagattatctcggaatagtttcaggggttcatccagcctccgtaGCTCCGGAAAGTCTGGATtgcatgaaaatttgaaattctgttctacatcccCCCCGTCTTTGATCATGATTcttttatggaatctttgatcaaaatattcagtaacggTACatgagcaccatccagttcttctggtctcatggcaaaaaccaaaaccaaaccaaacccagtgccgtcgagtcaattccgactcatagcgaccctataggacacagtagaactgccaaagGACACAGTTATTCACAGAGGCAATTAGCTGCACATTCCATatgctcctcctattcctgactctccttcctctgtagttctaagtgaatagagaccaactgtcatGCCACAGATGGCTGCTCTccatcttttaagaccccaagcgcTACACAACAAAcaaggaggcagaacagaagcactgaacacattattaggccagtcGACGGGGGTGTtctgtgaaaccatgaccctaaaactccaaagcaaaaaaccaaatcccatgaggtgcttggttgtacataagcagcctcagcagctttttttttttttttttggtcattgttgtaaatgtatctatcacacaactttacCAGTTGAACATTTTACAGAtatacagcttattgacagcaattacaacaaTCAGCTTTACAACCCCACCCTTAATCAATAACCTCAAGCACTTAACAGTTATGTATCTCTTGtgaatattttataatttgattTTTATCTTCTAATAGCACAGTGCTATACGACTGGAAGTGCTGTAAGTGATCATTGTACAATTCCCAAGAGACCAAGCAGAGTTCCATCTTATTCTGGAGTCAACATACATGTCAAATTTGCTTAGTCCCAGCTGCCTCTGACTCTGGCTTAAGTCACCCAGAAGAACATGGCATATAATCTTTTACATTAATGTGTACATGTCACGTGatcttttaataaataaaaatagctaGTTTTCCCTCCAACATTTAACTGCACACCAAACAGAGTTGGCTTTGCATTGAGGGACCACGTTGTTTGGGAAAGTCTCTCTAACACTAGAGTCTCTCTGTGTAGCAAAACGCCCAAGCCCCTAGAACACAAACGGACCCGAGACTGACCAGGCACCCAAGCAGCTCTCTAAGGATGCCATCACCAAGTGAGTGTGGGGCAAGCTGCCCGCACTGTCCATTCACATGGCACCTTTTCCCCCAATGCTGTACAGTTATACATGTGAGGATGATGCAACTCCCTGGTGCCTTTCATAAGGCCTTACACAGAGGCAGCGATTCACCAGGCTCCAGACCCCGCCTTGCACTGCCCCACCCTGTGACTTTCCACGCAGCTACGTGGCTCCGGTCTGCTGTGTCTCTTCCCCAGAGCCTGGCAACCCAGCCATGCCTCAGCCTGCAGGACTGGACAACTCAATACATTGCAACCAGATTTAGGAAAAGTTTAAATCTGAAAACCGGGAAGTCACAAACTCCCTATTAGGACCAGGCGGAGTCTCAAAATATTTTCCCTTCACCACCCTGTTCTTGCCCACTGGCAGGGCCCTACGAGTCAGTAGGGAAAAAAGAACTCCTTCATCTGCCTGTGGAATGGAAGACGGGAAGCTTAAAAAAGCCTCATTTGCTCCAGTACAGTCTACAGTGTTCCTTCAGCAGGAGTAACTCAGGAAAAGCATAAGACACGTGGGAGACCACAGCAGAAAGACAAACACCAGGCCAGTCTCCAGGGCATGAGCTGCTCATGGGACGCATGTACTAGGAACCCGCACATGCAGACCACCGGGGCATAATCATCGTCTCTACAGTCACACAAATGACAACTGGGAAAGCGAGttcagaaagggaaataaaatcgTTCCTTTGACTCCGAAGTGGGTAACTTAACTGCACAAAACACCAACTCAGAAGAAAAGGCTAAAGAAGCCAATTGGTAACTTCAGCTCATAAAATACAGGCTTTTCTCTCTTTTACCAATTTTAAATCAACCggttttttctctccctttttctttttttgggggggagcgtTCATTTAAGGACAGCTTTTGAAGTTCAGTGTATTTATGTTCCCAGTGTCGATTCCAAAGTCTTCCTTTTTACCTCGGAGGAAACTTCAGAAGTAACTTGAGTAACCAACCTTCCTTTTATGGTCAGGTGTGGCAAAAAATTTTCTTACCTCCCATCAACAGGAGTTCgtttaaatgttttttaaaagaaaaaaagggtatCTCTTGCAGGGCTCCTTCCCATCCCCCACTATTTGGGAGGCAAcccaaaaccaattgccatcgtcgattccaactcacagcgaccctataggacagggtagaactgccccatggagttcccaaggagcgcctggcatatctgaaccaccgaccttttggttagcagccgtagcccttaaccactacgccaccagggtttccttgggagGCAAGGGCCCCCACAAAACGTCCAGGGAATGAGGCGCCACAGGAACCATGGTCACAGCCACCACCACCCCATGTCCCTGTCATCACAGACTCTCAGCCACACCCCACACCTATGACAGGCCTGGGTTCCTCAGAGCACCTTGCCTGAGAACTCCCAGCCCCTTCCTGCTGCAGGAGTGTTATggattgtgtacccccaaaaacatgtcttgtaaatcctaatccctatacctatTGTTTGGGAAcactggtggcgtactggttaagagctatggctgctaatcaaaaggtcggcgctaaccaaaaggtcggcagtttgaatccaccaggcgttccttggaaactttatgcggcagttccactttgtcctctagggtcactatgagtcagaaataacttgacagcaaagggttataCCTATGATTGGAGGAGTCCTGGTCGTTAAGGACTTGGCTGtaaacctaaaggtcagcagtttgaacccaccagcctctcctcaggagaaagatgtggcagtctccttccctaaatattacagccttggaaatcctatggggcagttctactctgtcctacaggggtcgctatgagtcagctcCAAATCAATGACAGTAGGTTTGGGTATACCTATAgttataatggagccctggtggtgcagtggttaagagctcaagctgctaactgaaaggtcaacagttcaaatccaccagctgctccttggaaaccctatggggcagttctactctgtcctataggatccctatgggTCGGGACTGGAGTCAACAGATATGGTTATAATGCCATCTAGGAATGAgatctgttatgttaatgaggcattattagtgtagggtgtgtcttgaatcaatctcttctgagatataaaaggagcagattaagcaagcagagacgggaagagagatgccaagccacataaagatcactcagaagctcaagagacaagagagaaagccttcccctagagctggcaccctgaataaatctggacttccagcctcctaaacagtgagaaagtaaatttatcTGAAGCcgcccatttgtggtatttctgttatagaggcATTATGTAACTAAGACAAAGGACACAAACCTCAGAGAGGGTATCTCAATGGGGAACACTCGGTCAGCTCGTGTTCACTCCGTAGCACCATATGTGGGGAATGTGAACACGAGAACTGACTTTGGATGGCTCCTATTCCCTCCAACAGGGAAATGATTCTATCAGTGGGTTAGGTGTCACTCCTGAGGGAAGCCTCAAGTCCAAATGAGCTTCGTTCACAAGGTAAGACTATAAAGAGACCTAATCTAATACCTAAATGCCTTCATGCTCAAAGAAGCCACTCGGAGACCACACCCACATCCTAATGCTGCTACCATCGCTGATAACAAGGCAGCCTTTTTGGAAATAGCTTTCTGAGCTCAAAGCACTGCATTCTGAATACCCAAAAGGGTGGTAAGCCTTTACTCTTTGAGACTGTAGTTCGCTCTGCTAACAATTTTGTCATTTgctatggactgaactgtgtcccccccaaaaatgtgtgtcaacttgaccaggctatgattcccagtattatgtgactgtccaccattttgtcatctgatgtgattttcctatgtgtcataaatcctacctctatgatgctaacgaggcaggactccatctacaagacAGATGACCAGGACCtcccccagggctgacagagagaaagccttcccctgagctggcaccctgaatttggacatctagcttcctaaactgtgagagaataaatgtctctgttaaagccatccactgtggtatttctgttatagcagcacgagatgaccAAAACATCATTTAGGATCAAATTTTGTGAGCCAGGTGGTATAAGGCCCACACTGTAATTTTCCTCACAACAAAATGTGACCACAGAACAATGAAGTTTGCATGGTTCATAAACTGGTtccaaaagcagttgcagaaATACGAAcatatcctggctgaaagcagcacGTGTGGCCTGACATCCGCTATTTACCGGACAACGTATAAAGCAGCACATAACGTTAACATACGTTATTTCTCATGAacgccctgtgaggtaggtatgaTGTCTGCAGCTTACAGAGCAAGTGAGCTGACTGCCCACAACTGCTCTGCCAGGGAGCAGCCAAACCAGAGTCTGACCCTCGGTTTTCTCCCATGAAGACGACCTGGACAGGGATAAAGCTGCTCTCCCTGCATGAGATCTGGCAGAGAGATCATCAGAAAGGAAGCAGTCAGTGTATTTTATAATCACATGCAGTACCTGCGACACCACTGTTTTCCAGCTTGCTGATTCTGTTAAAATAAAATGTCTCCAGAAAAGTCATTATCAGTGAAGGTGTTCAACAAGCCCCCTGAAACAAAACACCCAACGAGATGAGGCACTGGCTATACTTGTGCAAACTGCACTTCTAGGACTTTATCCTGTAGATACACAGCCTGCCAAGACATTGGTGCAATGACAGGTTCAAGGTTATCACAGTAATAGCAAAACACAGGAAACTGCCAAATTTCATCagattattatttaaattatggtatagccATTCCATTGAACTTTATGTAGTAAAAAAAGATGATCTCTGTTCCTTATGTAACAACACGGACTGAACGCCATTTAAAAAAAGGCGGCAGGGACAGACATCAGTGTATGGTTGTCGTCACTTGTGTAAAAATACCCAAGCACACACACGTGCATCTGTTTAGGCATCGAATCTTTCTAGAAAGTACGGGAAACTGGTAACAGCGACTGCCTCTGAGGAGAGAAACGAGAAGCTGAGGACAGGGGTGGGACAGGCCCTTTTCACTAAATCACTTTTCTATCTTGACGCCTGGAAAGTTACCTattcaaacatttttttaagtttatttaaagaaaatacagACTGATTATATATTTGACAAATCGCAAGGGTCATTTCTGACTGCTGAAAAAACACAAACTGCAGAGAGAAGCAGAACAACCTTCCTTCTGGAGGTGTTCATTTATCATACATTTGGGCCATGTTTTCCTTATGAGTTTCTCTCTAAAGTTATCGTggaaatacattattttttttaaatgtgaaaggGCTCGAAATTTCCTTTACAGATAACTTCTGATTTACCCATCAAGTCACGTCAAACACACTTGTAATCCCACACAATGAGCGCTATTCTTCTGAGGCACAAGAGCTAGAATACATACATCGGCAGGAAACACGCACACTGCAGACTAGGAAATCTACTGAGGACGACCACGCTTTACAGATTTTTAATTCCCCAGTTCCTAACCACGTTCTCAGAATACAGTTACTCAGTTAGTAAATGGTAAATTGACTGGTTAAATGAGCAAATATGGAGCTGCCCAACCACGGTATAAAATAAGTGGGTAATTCATTAGAAAGCAGCTTCCAGATATTAATTTTAATTACTGTGAAACATCATTTATTACCAAAGGGTTACCAAGCACCTATTATAACTGTGTAACTGTGAAATTAGCATTTTTTGTATCTGATCAGCTATGCAAAGCTCAAGTTTTCTTTCGAAAAAGGTAGTAGAAATTCCAAAGAACAAAGAGGAGACTACTAATTGAAGGTCATATTTACTAATCTAGCACCATAATCCAGTCTTAGGACCTCCCAAACAGCTGGGAGGAGGTTGGGGAGAAGTGAAGATGTGGGGAAGGTATGGGGGGCTCTTAACTGATGGCCCCATTTTTGCTCTAAGGCAGCTCAGGGTCTATCAAAGAAGAACCTCACGAGGCTGTGATGAGAACAGGAGCCTTTGGTTCGAACGTGAGGCGGCCTTCAAGGACGGTCTGATTAGTGTATCCACGGGCAGCGGAGTCACCTCATGAGCTAGGCGGCTTCTTCTTGGCCTCCAAgtccttcttaatttcttcaaattttttggcCAGGTTTggtatctttaaaaagaaaaaagattatgaTAATTTCACATCTACCTAacacaggtagtccccagcttaCGACGGGGATTCCATTCCTACAACTCCAACATAAGTTGGTTCtcatgtaagtcaaatacctcttttttttgttttgttttcattatcattgtcTTTATTACcagcatctttataaat
This Loxodonta africana isolate mLoxAfr1 chromosome 8, mLoxAfr1.hap2, whole genome shotgun sequence DNA region includes the following protein-coding sequences:
- the STMP1 gene encoding short transmembrane mitochondrial protein 1; its protein translation is MLQFLLGFTLGNIVGMYLAQNYEIPNLAKKFEEIKKDLEAKKKPPSS